Below is a window of Humulus lupulus chromosome 2, drHumLupu1.1, whole genome shotgun sequence DNA.
ttatagtcgctccctatatatatatcacaatttATCAAAGATAAATTTTGTGAATATTTAGGTATTCGGTGATTCTAGGGATATTTTTCACTAATattctctcttatttttttttctttttacaaaaataagatTTTGTTAAGTCTTCAAGCTTACAATCCAATAGGCAACATGACTCAGGCCTGCCAAGTTGGTGAAAAACCTCGAGCTTGAGTGCATGTTTTTTGTGAACCCACCATTTGTTGTCATCCCATGCACAAATCTCATTGTCGGAGACCCAAGTCCACGAACCCAACATCACCCTTAGATCTTTGGCAACCAGCCTACCTAGTCGCCACGCAATctagatgaagaagaagaaaaaatattaaatgtTAATACATTAAAATTCTTTTgatttagttttagttttatttaattgaaaGTTAGTTCGGTTTCGATTatctataataatttttatattttaaaattaattattttctaaatgATGAGTTCATTTAGTTGGAACATATTTTTCCTATTTTAACCATTCGTACTTTAAGATTCTCATTAATAGAAATATTggtcttttatataaaaaatatattttatattacttAATTTCTTTTAGtttctcaatttttttctttaCTATTATATTATGAAatcaattaatttataaaaataaaggcatttggtcatatttaaatttattttgacCGAAAATGGGATCAGAAAAATATTCATAATTAGTTATTTGACAAAAAACAATATTTAAAAGGAATTTTTTAAATAGAAAtaaccaaaataaaataattcctaaaaaaaattgaaaagaaaacaaTAAATTTATTGCTTCAACTTGAAATTACATTGAATCCCTTATAAAATAATGGGCTTAGTATGGGCCTCAAGTACAATGGGCTTAAAATTGGGCCTAATTTATAAAAAAAGAagggaaatttacaaaaatacattaacatttaaaaaatatatgaaaaatacggtagattacaaaaatacggaactTTTATGAAAAACACGGAGTGACAAAAGCGTAAATACGGAGTAACAGTGAAATACAACTTTTTTTGTTAATAGCCGTTACAAATTCGTAAACATGTGTTACAGATACGTAAACcagttatataaaaatatttttgtaaacaacatttactaATATATAACTAAGTTTTACATATttgtaaacaagttttacatttttgtagacAATATTTACAAAACAATTCGtcgctattttttttttttttgtaataatggtttacataactaattttataactgaattttttttatatttgtgactaatatttttaaaagtaaGTTGTGAATTTAGTTAACGTAtaacatacaaaaatatataaaactaagttaaaatgttaaattgcattaaacaagtaacatatatatatattttttaaattgtaactaacattttcgaaaatattttatagttaagaaatcataaccaaaatatacataaaaatattatacttttccatattgttacaatattgtaccaaaaaattacaagaaccttcatatttatgctatataacttaaaattataaatttaagatattcattatttctaaaaacactttattaaatataaatatataatggtgaaatacaatattattttaaacaagttttacatttttataacaacagtttacaaaactaatttcacaaccaaaaaatttatttttgtaactatcatttacataaatatttataaattgatttaacatgattgttacaaagatttataaatttaagtttaatttcaATTAATTCGATATtaacttgtataaatatttatttattttgagtaattgtataaatatttattttaatattaataaatatattcattttaaataaaaataaatcaatctACTTTATTGAAGGtagtattattatattatttggtACACCTGAATTCTCATTAAGAATGGAGACAaaaaagcaacaaaaaaaaattaaaaagagatcAGTGAAAgagaataatttttatatatattatattttatagttAAAGCGTATggatataaatacataaatataattTAGTTTGAAATTATGCATCAACCACACAGAGAAAAGAAAGGCCAATATATATATGGTGGGGGAgatccgtatttttgtaattaatataatataccgtataaaacgattttttttttaaattacagtGGGACATGTAATTTttccaaaaaagaaaagaaaataagccCGTATGTTTAGAATGGACTACATTAATATAGATTCAGGCATTTTCATTTTGCCTAGGCAGCATGCATGATCCATCTCTTCAGTCCACTTTGTAGTTTGTCAACCTCATGAGAGTCCcttctgggacattaaatattagATATGTTCCTAAAAAATAGCTTGATTTTTCACCGATAAAAGAAATAGGCTTATAAATAAAAGTTTTTATAAATTGTAGTTGTATGGAGAGGAGGCTTGACTCCTTTGCTTTCTCTTTTGGAGGAATCTCTGAAGTGACCTCTTCATGGAAAGCCCTGGAGAACCACATATCTGAGATTGCAAGCACACTGATGATAATGCCAACTCCAACTCCAACTCTTGTGTTTCTCttccttcttccatttttttattTGCAAATAGAAGTATGGCTCTAGCctattcaataaatcaaaaatcaGCAATTTCTAAATTCATGACCAATAATATCCAATTCTTTTTCCTCCTTAAAAAAAGTTTCActcattattattattcttttcttttcttctcctagCTATTCATGAATCTAGATTTATGAACCATTATTTGTCTCCGTTGAATTATAAGGGTCGAAAACAGATGGGAGAGATCTACTGACATAGAAAACAGAGTTCATCAAATtcttatatataaatagatatatcAACTTTCTTTTTGGTGGTTTTCAAAACAAATCAAGGAAATTGCAACAACGAtcgctatatatatatatatatatatatatagttaaatCAAAAGAGTAGGCATATTAAATTGTCCTTGTTATTTAATGTACCTGGAGTTCAGTCATGTCACAGACGAAAGCCCTTCCATTGAAAAACACGGTAACTTGTTGGTTCCCACTCGGTGTTGCCTTCATAACGTTCCTGTAATATTTATCAAACGAAATAAAAAGAGATACAATGAAactttaaattacaacaatatctTTCTTCAAAAATTAAACATCCTAACTCTCGGATCTGAAACTGAATAGCGAGTTTTACTCATCATTCCCTTTTTCTCTCCAATACTTACATGAATTTTATAATTTCTGGAATAAAAAAACATTAGagcaagaaaaaaggaaaaacgATATGAACTTACAATAAAGGAGTCTTCTGGCAATGAAACGCTAATTGCGAAGACTTGAAAGGGGAGCATTAAGGCCAAAGTGATCTAAATTGTTCTTTCTCATTGCCCAACACGATACCCTcgtaacaattaataaaaaaacttaATTACTAGGCTACAAATCCATGCACACAATATCATTAATTTATTTCTCTTAAAAAATCATGAATATAGTATAATACTATAATATTCATGCATTAAACAAACCAATTACATAAGTGAGATGAAAGGAACAAGTTCGAAAGCCAATATTTTAAATAAGTTCTTTTAAAGGAACTTTATATATGGGGGGGTGGCTTGTGAAAGAAAGGGTATACAAATTAAAACCACGTGAAATAAACTAGTTATTATTATGTTAGTTATTTATCTTTTAGCACGTGGAAAACGAGTCTCCTCTACAATCCAAATTTGAAACATACATTATTCACCTCATCCtttttaaactaataaattaGTTAACTAATttgtcaataaaataaaataaatcgttaacTAATAATTTTTGCACATGGCCTTTTCATATATGTAtagttttgaagaaaaaaaaacattccAAAATTAGAAACTTGGAGACTTTGTGAAGATGTGTGGCTATGCATGTGCTGATAATTTAGTGCAAACTTTTGTCGTGTTAGAATTTTGAACTACACGTGActgaatatatacatatatatatatatatattgtatatacaATAGAGTATTTTAATAATATGCCGAGTCTTTGGCTTGTGGTAAGAGTCTGATCACTTCGTTAATTTTCTCCTAAACCATCGATCGATT
It encodes the following:
- the LOC133814570 gene encoding protein TIFY 5A-like; translated protein: MRKNNLDHFGLNAPLSKIIKFMNVMKATPSGNQQVTVFFNGRAFVCDMTELQARAILLFANKKMEEGRETQELELELALSSVCLQSQICGSPGLSMKRSLQRFLQKRKQRSQASSPYNYNL